AACTGGAAGGCCCGCGCATCACGGGACCGATCACGTGGTTGAAAATGCTGACCGCTTTCATTGGTGGCCTCGCAGCCAACCCGGCTTCCGGGAGATTCCCACCGCTTACACGTACCGCCCCGCGAAGCACCTGTCAAACCCTATCGCCCGGGCCGTCGCCTTCCTGGAGAAGCAGGAACCGGGTCGCGAGGCCGCCAGCGTCTACTTCGAGGCCTGAGCCGACGGACGACACTTCTTCGCCAAGGCTTGCCGCTTCGCCCGTTGGGCTACGCAGGACAAGTCGGAGGTCCGGCGGGAAATTACCCCAGGGGTAATTCCCGCCTAACATCTTGTTGGGGCAGAGGTTACCGTCCCTCTTGCCTCAGGCCACACAGGGGTTACAATCTTTTTTCGTGCAGTTGGCAAGACCGATCACACGGTCAGCGGCACCGTAATAAAGCAGCCATTCGCCCTTGAAGTAAACCAGCCCGTTGGAGACCGTTGTGCGGCCGATGAATCCCTGCTTCTCCCAGTCATGCTCCGGGTAGAGGAACGGCTCGTCCTGGTGTTTCAACACGGTCGTCAGGTCGTTGCGGTCGATCAGGGCCTGGCGAAGCACCCAGGCGCCGAGCGAAGGGTGCCCCCCTTGCGTCATCAGCAGGATGCCATCGTCACGCAACAGAGCGATGGCCCCGGCTTCGCGCCCTCCCCCCGGCCAGACCGCTTTGCCGGCCGGCGTCCAGTCGATCAGGTTCTCGCTCCAAGCCAGCGCGCAAGGATGCGTGTAGTACATCCAGTTCTTGCCCTTGATCTTCGCGGCGATCAGGCGGTTGCCTTGGAGCCGGGAAACCACCACTCCGCTCCGCGATCCATAGACCTTCTCCGGCGCACCCTTCCGGAAGGCTGGCCCGTGCTTGGTCCAGTGATATAGATCGCGGGACGTTGCCACGGACATGGTGTCCCGCTTGCCGTTCCAGGTGGTGTAGTTCACGTAGTAAGTGCCATCTTCGCCCTCGATGATGTGGAGGTCCTCGCAACCACCCTCCCACTCGTACTCCTTCCAGGGGTCGTTGTCCGGATAGAGGACCGGCTTCGCATGTCGGGTGAAGTTTATGCCGTCCTCACTATAGGCCAGACCTATGCGACAAGTTCTTCCCCACTTGAGATCCGGGCTCTTGTCGTCCGCCCGGTAGAGCAAATAGACCTTACCGTTTCGCACGACGGCAGCCGGATTGTACACGTTCTGCTCCTCCCACCGGACTTCCTTACCCCGGATGGGGCATTGAAATCTGGAATCCGGCGTCGGCTGCAGGATCGGCTCTTTCCGTTTGACAAAGGGCCCCATATCCCAGCCGTCCCTGTCGGCATTGCCCAACGCGGAGGACGGGTTAACGATTGGCACAGCAACGGCGGCGGTCGCCGCGACCGCCGTTCTTAGAAAATCACGGCGTGTCGGGTTGTGGTTGCCCATGGATTCTACCTCCGAGGATCAAGGGGTGAAGAACGCCCCGCGGCTGCGCCGTTTCGATGTGCGTCCGCGCCGGAGCGACGACCTCTCCGACAGAAATCTGCCGGAAGGCTTCTTTCAT
This genomic interval from Planctomycetota bacterium contains the following:
- a CDS encoding glycoside hydrolase family 130 protein codes for the protein MGNHNPTRRDFLRTAVAATAAVAVPIVNPSSALGNADRDGWDMGPFVKRKEPILQPTPDSRFQCPIRGKEVRWEEQNVYNPAAVVRNGKVYLLYRADDKSPDLKWGRTCRIGLAYSEDGINFTRHAKPVLYPDNDPWKEYEWEGGCEDLHIIEGEDGTYYVNYTTWNGKRDTMSVATSRDLYHWTKHGPAFRKGAPEKVYGSRSGVVVSRLQGNRLIAAKIKGKNWMYYTHPCALAWSENLIDWTPAGKAVWPGGGREAGAIALLRDDGILLMTQGGHPSLGAWVLRQALIDRNDLTTVLKHQDEPFLYPEHDWEKQGFIGRTTVSNGLVYFKGEWLLYYGAADRVIGLANCTKKDCNPCVA